From Lasioglossum baleicum chromosome 2, iyLasBale1, whole genome shotgun sequence, a single genomic window includes:
- the LOC143221134 gene encoding coiled-coil domain-containing protein 97-like, translated as MTQKEDTQDYVPEISLNEKDKKLEENFPNEEDESTKLEEELLNYVANSTAIFKSQQKNDPDLTFEEKLTIVRNLLAKSYCLFLCKFGHFMKKEHLKYFEKSKDEDYEVAYHINRLQRYFDNSTRHTDVRNRRFQALKSLINQGEYFSETEMMKRNPLLYEQLVGRYMTEKQKKRRDNIDTKNITFVNLLMENIERDALKKKQKLQEEEEQNATEETESDEEEDDTPVSEPSSNNEIKILEWGRIPDINDSIEHQTGAKSLNKSLYSISKTEKQILKEEFVSNMYLNFLEGKDSDFDYSAVDENEAYDNIDLRTQDEEEKYFDSESPKTVGPTETTNEVESEDELDIYMKSLKEQVATSTHSLDNLIYDDYLKL; from the exons ATGACTCAGAAGGAAGACACGCAAGATTACGTTCCAGAGATATCGTTGaatgaaaaagataaaaagtTGGAAGAGAACTTCCCTAATGAGGAAGACGAAAGTACAAAATTGGAAGAAGAACTATTAAATTATGTAGCTAACAGTACGGCAATCTTTAAGAGCCAACAGAAGAATGATCCCGATTTAACGTTCGAAGAAAAATTAACTATCGTCCGTAATTTATTGGCAAAAAGTTACtgtttatttttatgtaaattcggACATTTCATGAAAAAAGAACATTTAAAGTATTTTGAAAAAAGCAAAGATGAAGATTATGAGGTTGCTTACCATATTAATAGACTACAAAGATATTTCGATAACTCGACAAGACATACTGATGTACGAAACAGGCGGTTTCAAGCTTTGAAAAGTTTAATAAACCAAGGAGAATACTTTAGCGAAACTGAGATGATGAAACGAAATCCGTTATTATACGAACAGTTGGTTGGTCGATACATGACTGAAAAGCAAAAGAAAAGGCGAGATAATATAGATACCAAGAATATTACTTTTGTAAATCTCTTAATGGAGAACATTGAAAGAGATGCATTaaagaagaaacaaaaattacaagaaGAGGAAGAACAGAATGCTACAGAAGAAACTGAATcggatgaagaagaagatgatACTCCTGTTTCAGAGCCTTCGAgtaacaatgaaataaaaattttagaatGGGGTAGAATACCTGATATAAACGACTCGATAGAACATCAAACTGGAGCAAAGTCATTGAATAAAAGTTTATATAGTATCTCAAAAACAGAGAAACAGATACTAAAGGAAGAGTTTGTGAGTAATATGTATTTAAACTTTCTGGAAGGAAAAGATTCTGATTTTGattacag TGCTGTGGACGAGAATGAGGCATATGACAATATAGATCTGCGAACACAAGACGAAGAAGAGAAGTATTTTGATTCAGAATCGCCCAAAACAGTAGGTCCAACAGAAACTACAAATGAAGTTGAGTCTGAGGATGAATTGGATATATATATGAAATCGTTAAAG GAGCAGGTCGCTACAAGTACACACTCTTTGGATAATCTTATATACGATGATTACCTTAAACTgtaa